A single genomic interval of Ovis aries strain OAR_USU_Benz2616 breed Rambouillet chromosome 9, ARS-UI_Ramb_v3.0, whole genome shotgun sequence harbors:
- the SDCBP gene encoding syntenin-1 isoform X1 — MSLYPSLEDLKVDKVIKAQTAFSANPANPAILSEASAPVSQDGNLYPKLYPELSQYMGLSLNEEEIRANMALVPGAPSHGQLVARPSSMDHMVAPVTGGDTGIRRAEIKQGIREVILCKDQDGKIGLRLKSIDNGIFVQLVQANSPSSLVGLRFGDQVLQINGENCAGWSSDRAHKVLKQAFGEKITMTIRDRPFERTITMHKDSTGHVGFVFKNGKITSIVKDSSAARNGLLTEHNICEVNGQNVIGLKVRVELTLCCLVLEVSFSFVCWGGAVSDQNGDILCRAGCALMLHLELWPL, encoded by the exons gctcagactgccttttctgcaaaccctgCCAACCCAGCGATTTTATCTGAAGCCTCTGCCCCCGTCTCTCAAGATGGAA ATCTCTATCCTAAGCTATATCCTGAGCTCTCTCAGTACATGGGCCTGAgtttaaatgaagaagaaatacgTGCAAATATGGCCTTGGTCCCTGGAGCACCAAGTCATGGG CAGTTGGTGGCACGGCCTTCCAGCATGGACCACATGGTGGCCCCTGTCACTGGTGGCGACACTGGGATCCGCAGAGCAGAGATCAAGCAAGGGATCCGAGAAGTCATCTTGTGTAAGGATCAAGACGGGAAGATTGGGCTCCGGCTGAAATCCATAGACAAT GGTATATTTGTTCAGCTTGTCCAGGCCAATTCTCCGTCCTCCCTGGTGGGCCTGCGGTTTGGGGACCAGGTACTTCAGATAAACGGCGAGAACTGTGCTGGCTGGAGCTCGGACCGGGCGCACAAGGTGCTCAAACAGGCTTTTGGAGAGAAGATCACCATGACCATTCGGGACAG GCCCTTTGAACGGACAATTACCATGCATAAGGACAGTACTGGACACGttggctttgtttttaaaaatggaaaaatcacatcCATTGTGAAAGACAGTTCTGCAGCTAGAAACGGTCTTCTCACGGAACATAACATCTGTGAGGTCAACGGACAGAACGTCATCGGACTGAAGGTCAGAGTAGAACTTACATTGTGTTGTTTAGTTTTGGAAGTCTCTTTTTCATTTGTCTGTTGGGGTGGTGCTGTTAGTGACCAAAATGGAGACATTCTTTGTCGCGCTGGCTGTGCCCTCATGTTACATCTAGAATTGTGGCCTCTGTAA
- the SDCBP gene encoding syntenin-1 isoform X2, with translation MSLYPSLEDLKVDKVIKAQTAFSANPANPAILSEASAPVSQDGNLYPKLYPELSQYMGLSLNEEEIRANMALVPGAPSHGQLVARPSSMDHMVAPVTGGDTGIRRAEIKQGIREVILCKDQDGKIGLRLKSIDNGIFVQLVQANSPSSLVGLRFGDQVLQINGENCAGWSSDRAHKVLKQAFGEKITMTIRDRPFERTITMHKDSTGHVGFVFKNGKITSIVKDSSAARNGLLTEHNICEVNGQNVIGLKDSQIADILSTAGNIVTITIMPAFIFEHIIKRMAPSIMKSLMDHTIPEV, from the exons gctcagactgccttttctgcaaaccctgCCAACCCAGCGATTTTATCTGAAGCCTCTGCCCCCGTCTCTCAAGATGGAA ATCTCTATCCTAAGCTATATCCTGAGCTCTCTCAGTACATGGGCCTGAgtttaaatgaagaagaaatacgTGCAAATATGGCCTTGGTCCCTGGAGCACCAAGTCATGGG CAGTTGGTGGCACGGCCTTCCAGCATGGACCACATGGTGGCCCCTGTCACTGGTGGCGACACTGGGATCCGCAGAGCAGAGATCAAGCAAGGGATCCGAGAAGTCATCTTGTGTAAGGATCAAGACGGGAAGATTGGGCTCCGGCTGAAATCCATAGACAAT GGTATATTTGTTCAGCTTGTCCAGGCCAATTCTCCGTCCTCCCTGGTGGGCCTGCGGTTTGGGGACCAGGTACTTCAGATAAACGGCGAGAACTGTGCTGGCTGGAGCTCGGACCGGGCGCACAAGGTGCTCAAACAGGCTTTTGGAGAGAAGATCACCATGACCATTCGGGACAG GCCCTTTGAACGGACAATTACCATGCATAAGGACAGTACTGGACACGttggctttgtttttaaaaatggaaaaatcacatcCATTGTGAAAGACAGTTCTGCAGCTAGAAACGGTCTTCTCACGGAACATAACATCTGTGAGGTCAACGGACAGAACGTCATCGGACTGAAG GACTCTCAAATTGCAGACATATTGTCTACAGCTGGAAATATAGTGACTATTACAATCATGCCTGCTTTTATCTTTGAACACATTATTAAACG GATGGCACCAAGCATTATGAAAAGCTTGATGGATCACACCATTCCTGAGGTTTAG
- the SDCBP gene encoding syntenin-1 isoform X3 translates to MSLYPSLEDLKVDKVIKAQTAFSANPANPAILSEASAPVSQDGNLYPKLYPELSQYMGLSLNEEEIRANMALVPGAPSHGLVARPSSMDHMVAPVTGGDTGIRRAEIKQGIREVILCKDQDGKIGLRLKSIDNGIFVQLVQANSPSSLVGLRFGDQVLQINGENCAGWSSDRAHKVLKQAFGEKITMTIRDRPFERTITMHKDSTGHVGFVFKNGKITSIVKDSSAARNGLLTEHNICEVNGQNVIGLKVRVELTLCCLVLEVSFSFVCWGGAVSDQNGDILCRAGCALMLHLELWPL, encoded by the exons gctcagactgccttttctgcaaaccctgCCAACCCAGCGATTTTATCTGAAGCCTCTGCCCCCGTCTCTCAAGATGGAA ATCTCTATCCTAAGCTATATCCTGAGCTCTCTCAGTACATGGGCCTGAgtttaaatgaagaagaaatacgTGCAAATATGGCCTTGGTCCCTGGAGCACCAAGTCATGGG TTGGTGGCACGGCCTTCCAGCATGGACCACATGGTGGCCCCTGTCACTGGTGGCGACACTGGGATCCGCAGAGCAGAGATCAAGCAAGGGATCCGAGAAGTCATCTTGTGTAAGGATCAAGACGGGAAGATTGGGCTCCGGCTGAAATCCATAGACAAT GGTATATTTGTTCAGCTTGTCCAGGCCAATTCTCCGTCCTCCCTGGTGGGCCTGCGGTTTGGGGACCAGGTACTTCAGATAAACGGCGAGAACTGTGCTGGCTGGAGCTCGGACCGGGCGCACAAGGTGCTCAAACAGGCTTTTGGAGAGAAGATCACCATGACCATTCGGGACAG GCCCTTTGAACGGACAATTACCATGCATAAGGACAGTACTGGACACGttggctttgtttttaaaaatggaaaaatcacatcCATTGTGAAAGACAGTTCTGCAGCTAGAAACGGTCTTCTCACGGAACATAACATCTGTGAGGTCAACGGACAGAACGTCATCGGACTGAAGGTCAGAGTAGAACTTACATTGTGTTGTTTAGTTTTGGAAGTCTCTTTTTCATTTGTCTGTTGGGGTGGTGCTGTTAGTGACCAAAATGGAGACATTCTTTGTCGCGCTGGCTGTGCCCTCATGTTACATCTAGAATTGTGGCCTCTGTAA
- the SDCBP gene encoding syntenin-1 isoform X4, with product MSLYPSLEDLKVDKVIKAQTAFSANPANPAILSEASAPVSQDGNLYPKLYPELSQYMGLSLNEEEIRANMALVPGAPSHGLVARPSSMDHMVAPVTGGDTGIRRAEIKQGIREVILCKDQDGKIGLRLKSIDNGIFVQLVQANSPSSLVGLRFGDQVLQINGENCAGWSSDRAHKVLKQAFGEKITMTIRDRPFERTITMHKDSTGHVGFVFKNGKITSIVKDSSAARNGLLTEHNICEVNGQNVIGLKDSQIADILSTAGNIVTITIMPAFIFEHIIKRMAPSIMKSLMDHTIPEV from the exons gctcagactgccttttctgcaaaccctgCCAACCCAGCGATTTTATCTGAAGCCTCTGCCCCCGTCTCTCAAGATGGAA ATCTCTATCCTAAGCTATATCCTGAGCTCTCTCAGTACATGGGCCTGAgtttaaatgaagaagaaatacgTGCAAATATGGCCTTGGTCCCTGGAGCACCAAGTCATGGG TTGGTGGCACGGCCTTCCAGCATGGACCACATGGTGGCCCCTGTCACTGGTGGCGACACTGGGATCCGCAGAGCAGAGATCAAGCAAGGGATCCGAGAAGTCATCTTGTGTAAGGATCAAGACGGGAAGATTGGGCTCCGGCTGAAATCCATAGACAAT GGTATATTTGTTCAGCTTGTCCAGGCCAATTCTCCGTCCTCCCTGGTGGGCCTGCGGTTTGGGGACCAGGTACTTCAGATAAACGGCGAGAACTGTGCTGGCTGGAGCTCGGACCGGGCGCACAAGGTGCTCAAACAGGCTTTTGGAGAGAAGATCACCATGACCATTCGGGACAG GCCCTTTGAACGGACAATTACCATGCATAAGGACAGTACTGGACACGttggctttgtttttaaaaatggaaaaatcacatcCATTGTGAAAGACAGTTCTGCAGCTAGAAACGGTCTTCTCACGGAACATAACATCTGTGAGGTCAACGGACAGAACGTCATCGGACTGAAG GACTCTCAAATTGCAGACATATTGTCTACAGCTGGAAATATAGTGACTATTACAATCATGCCTGCTTTTATCTTTGAACACATTATTAAACG GATGGCACCAAGCATTATGAAAAGCTTGATGGATCACACCATTCCTGAGGTTTAG